A region of Solanum dulcamara chromosome 7, daSolDulc1.2, whole genome shotgun sequence DNA encodes the following proteins:
- the LOC129894696 gene encoding uncharacterized protein LOC129894696, whose product MSTCKLADSRYNLRSRGKMTGGEEFNAAANIMIPVENPESSQNMADTQNDEKMTHMAQELEILREELRQVRDLSKLSATTFPTFKMPSYFPRDDLPPTDSPNMPKRAPIHGQAPLAHSSAIKTAPDLPTQDPTTPTYPATQQIFGAHIAAPYDSQIPPVYAVEAPTFMTPARVKVPYEVDQYAEIEKDARLKEDESIDAQLRDIDMPVEYKPPKFDIFDGKSDPHAHLRSYCDKLVDVGRNEKLRMKFFIRSLSGETLTWYTCQDPRKWYNWQEMAEDFMNHFRFNTEITADRFSLANIQKKPSEDFQEYARH is encoded by the exons ATGTCGACTTGCAAACTGGCTGACTCACGATACAACCTTCGATCAAGGGGAAAGATGACAGGTGGAGAAGAATTTAACGCTGCTGCAAACATAATGATACCAGTAGAAAATCCTGAAAGTTCTCAAAATATGGCTGACACCCAAAATGATGAGAAGATGACTCATATGGCACAAGAGCTTGAGATTTTGAGAGAGGAACTACGTCAAGTGCGAGACTTGTCCAAGCTTTCGGCTACTACCTTCCCAACTTTCAAGATGCCCAGCTACTTCCCTAGAGATGACTTGCCTCCTACAGATTCTCCAAATATGCCTAAACGTGCTCCCATTCATGGTCAAGCACCATTAGCTCATTCGTCTGCAATCAAGACTGCTCCTGACCTTCCTACTCAAGACCCCACCACACCTACCTACCCAGCAACACAACAGATATTTGGAGCACACATCGCCGCTCCTTACGATTCACAGATACCGCCTGTATATGCCGTTGAGGCCCCTACTTTCATGACACCGGCTAGGGTCAAGGTCCCGTATGAGGTTGACCAATATGCAGAGATAGAGAAGGATGCTCGATTGAAAGAAGATGAGTCGATAGACGCCCAACTTCGAG ACATTGACATGCCGGTAGAATACAAGCCCCCAAAGTTTGACATATTTGATGGAAAGAGCGATCCTCATGCACATTTAAGGTCATACTGTGACAAATTAGTCGATGTAGGGAGAAATGAGAAGCTAAGAATGAAGTTCTTCATTCGAAGTCTATCTGGAGAAACGTTGACTTGGTATACATGCCAGGATCCTCGTAAATGGTATAACTGGCAGGAAATGGCTGAGGATTTCATGAATCACTTCAGATTTAATACCGAAATCACTGCGGACAGGTTCTCATTAGCCAACATACAGAAGAAACCATCGGAGGACTTTCAGGAGTATGCACGACATTAA